A single region of the Paramicrobacterium fandaimingii genome encodes:
- a CDS encoding MFS transporter yields the protein MSKAPITTPNATTEIPTPANPRSRVIFASMIGTTIEFYDFYVYATAAVLVFPHLFFPEGDPTVALLSSFAIFGAAMVARPLGAIFYGHLGDRKGRKATLVASLLTMGVATFLIGFLPTYHQVGWWAPLFLVIFRLAQGFALGGEWSGAALVATENAPKGKRAWYGTFPQLGAPLGYIIANGIFIIISLLQPANGTINEQFLAWGWRVPFWFSIVMVVVGVIVRLRLVESTAFAATVAKGTVSKMPLGTVLRNNWRELILGTFFMLATYVLFYLMTTFVLSYGTTPTDAAMAGLGYGRTQFILMSIIGVVFFGIFTLLSGPWADKWGRRRTLTWVTVAIVIFGLLFVPLLDGGIVGVMALLVIGFSLMGMTFGPMGALLPELFPTNVRYTGSGVSYNVSSILGAAVAPFIAVALWSAGGGSPFWVGVYLSVMALITLVALLISTETKDVDMEK from the coding sequence ATGTCCAAGGCACCAATCACGACACCCAACGCAACGACAGAAATACCGACACCCGCGAATCCGCGCTCTCGCGTGATCTTCGCGAGCATGATCGGCACGACGATCGAGTTCTACGATTTTTACGTCTACGCCACAGCCGCCGTTCTCGTCTTTCCACACCTCTTCTTTCCCGAGGGCGACCCGACGGTGGCACTGCTCTCGTCGTTCGCCATCTTCGGCGCCGCAATGGTCGCCCGTCCGCTCGGCGCGATCTTCTACGGTCACCTTGGCGATCGCAAGGGCCGCAAGGCCACGCTCGTCGCCTCGCTTCTAACGATGGGAGTCGCGACGTTCCTCATCGGCTTCCTGCCGACCTACCATCAGGTCGGCTGGTGGGCGCCGCTGTTCCTCGTGATCTTCCGCCTCGCACAGGGCTTCGCACTCGGCGGCGAGTGGTCGGGCGCCGCGCTTGTCGCGACAGAGAACGCTCCAAAGGGAAAGCGCGCCTGGTACGGCACGTTCCCGCAGCTCGGAGCGCCTCTCGGCTACATCATCGCCAACGGCATCTTCATCATCATCTCTCTGCTCCAGCCCGCAAACGGCACGATCAACGAACAGTTCCTCGCCTGGGGCTGGCGCGTTCCGTTCTGGTTCTCCATCGTCATGGTCGTCGTCGGCGTCATTGTGCGGCTGAGGCTCGTTGAATCGACAGCGTTCGCGGCGACGGTCGCCAAAGGCACCGTGAGCAAGATGCCGCTCGGCACGGTGTTGCGTAACAATTGGCGCGAGCTCATTCTGGGCACCTTCTTCATGCTCGCCACCTACGTGCTCTTCTATCTGATGACGACGTTCGTGCTGAGCTACGGAACAACACCGACGGATGCCGCCATGGCGGGCCTCGGCTATGGGCGAACCCAGTTCATCCTGATGTCGATCATCGGCGTCGTATTCTTCGGCATCTTCACCCTGCTGTCTGGCCCCTGGGCAGACAAGTGGGGCCGCAGACGCACCCTCACCTGGGTGACTGTCGCGATCGTCATCTTCGGGCTGCTGTTCGTCCCCCTGCTCGACGGCGGGATTGTCGGCGTGATGGCCCTGCTGGTCATCGGATTTTCGCTGATGGGCATGACGTTCGGCCCGATGGGCGCACTGCTTCCCGAGCTCTTCCCCACAAACGTGCGCTACACCGGATCTGGAGTCTCGTACAACGTGTCGTCCATCCTCGGTGCCGCCGTGGCTCCGTTCATCGCGGTCGCCCTCTGGAGCGCCGGCGGCGGAAGCCCATTCTGGGTCGGTGTCTATCTCTCGGTGATGGCGCTGATCACGCTCGTGGCGCTGCTGATCAGCACAGAGACGAAAGACGTCGATATGGAGAAGTAG
- the ribA gene encoding GTP cyclohydrolase II, giving the protein MSLASIPEALDALRQGKPVLVADDESRENEGDVIMSAALATQEWLAWTIRHTSGYICAPMPNEIADALNLPIMVADSEDPRGTAYTISVDAATRISTGISAADRSHTLRTLGSPDSTPASLIRPGHVLPLRARDGGVRERNGHTEAAVDLMKLAGLPPVGAICEVVHDDGEMMRLPGLIELGAQTDIPVITIAELVRYIDSTPDASRACTTEQSVPESSEVIFEVETTIPTTHGTFRVRAYRDRATGADHVAVISGELESGSLVRVHSECLTGEAFGSLKCECGPQLDAALDTVQRHGGVVIYLRGHEGRGIGLINKLRAYKLQEEGLDTLDANLALGLPADARDYTAASAILSDLGLDTVRVLTNNPTKVQQLEAHGITVTERVPLVVGVGPFNSKYLATKRDRMGHQLEQPLTTDTATLTSTQGEK; this is encoded by the coding sequence ATGAGCCTCGCCTCCATTCCCGAGGCCCTCGACGCACTGCGCCAGGGCAAGCCCGTGCTCGTAGCAGATGACGAATCGCGCGAGAACGAGGGCGACGTGATCATGTCTGCCGCCCTCGCGACACAGGAGTGGCTTGCCTGGACCATTCGGCACACAAGCGGCTACATCTGCGCGCCCATGCCGAACGAGATCGCCGATGCGCTGAATCTTCCGATCATGGTTGCCGACAGCGAGGATCCTCGCGGAACGGCATACACAATCTCGGTGGACGCCGCCACCCGCATCTCGACGGGTATCAGCGCCGCCGACCGTTCACACACGCTGCGCACCCTCGGCTCCCCCGATTCGACTCCGGCGAGCCTCATCCGCCCGGGGCACGTTCTTCCGCTGCGCGCACGCGACGGTGGCGTTCGCGAGCGCAACGGGCACACCGAGGCGGCCGTTGATCTGATGAAGCTCGCCGGGCTGCCTCCCGTCGGCGCCATCTGCGAAGTCGTGCACGATGACGGCGAGATGATGCGACTCCCCGGGCTCATCGAACTGGGTGCGCAGACCGACATCCCCGTGATCACGATCGCCGAACTCGTGCGCTACATCGACTCAACGCCCGACGCTTCACGCGCATGCACGACAGAGCAGAGCGTGCCCGAGTCGAGCGAAGTGATCTTCGAGGTGGAGACGACAATCCCCACGACGCACGGCACCTTCCGCGTGAGGGCATACCGCGACCGCGCAACGGGCGCCGATCACGTCGCCGTCATTTCGGGTGAGCTCGAAAGCGGATCGCTCGTGCGCGTGCACTCGGAGTGCCTCACGGGCGAAGCGTTCGGCTCACTCAAGTGCGAGTGCGGTCCGCAGCTCGACGCCGCACTCGACACCGTGCAGCGCCACGGTGGTGTGGTGATCTATCTTCGAGGCCACGAGGGCCGCGGCATTGGCCTCATCAACAAGCTGCGGGCCTACAAGCTGCAAGAAGAAGGACTCGACACGCTCGACGCCAACCTCGCACTCGGACTGCCTGCCGATGCCCGCGATTACACCGCGGCATCCGCCATTCTTTCCGATCTTGGGCTCGACACGGTGCGCGTGCTCACAAACAACCCGACGAAGGTGCAGCAGCTCGAGGCGCACGGCATCACGGTGACCGAGCGTGTGCCGCTCGTCGTCGGGGTCGGTCCGTTCAACTCCAAGTACCTTGCCACCAAGCGCGACCGCATGGGGCACCAGCTTGAGCAGCCGCTCACGACCGACACGGCAACACTGACATCTACCCAAGGAGAGAAATGA
- a CDS encoding riboflavin synthase — MFTGIIEEIGTVTAVSRSGSSLRLSVRGPLAVSDAHHGDSIAVSGVCLTVVEQSADGFAADVMGQTLAMSTLATVDVGRRVNLERAAHVGDRLGGHIVQGHVDGTSRLESITDDGDWRVLRFSLPAELARLVVDKGSIAVDGTSLTVSDVAPAEHAAQWFEVSLIPETLTATTLGDLSVGDHVNIETDIIARHVERMLALGAAEGSNR, encoded by the coding sequence ATGTTCACCGGAATCATCGAAGAGATCGGCACCGTGACGGCCGTCTCCCGCAGCGGGTCGTCTCTGCGCCTCAGCGTGCGGGGTCCGCTCGCGGTCTCTGATGCTCATCACGGCGACTCGATCGCCGTCTCCGGCGTGTGCCTCACCGTCGTCGAGCAGTCAGCCGACGGCTTCGCCGCCGACGTGATGGGCCAAACGCTCGCCATGTCGACGCTCGCGACCGTGGACGTCGGTCGGCGCGTCAACCTCGAGCGCGCCGCCCACGTCGGCGATCGCCTCGGCGGCCACATCGTGCAGGGGCACGTTGATGGAACGTCGCGACTCGAGAGCATCACCGACGACGGCGATTGGCGCGTGCTGCGCTTTTCCCTGCCGGCCGAGCTCGCCCGACTTGTCGTCGACAAAGGCTCCATCGCGGTCGACGGCACATCGCTCACTGTGAGCGACGTCGCCCCGGCAGAGCACGCCGCGCAGTGGTTCGAGGTTTCGCTGATTCCCGAGACGCTCACCGCGACCACGCTGGGAGACCTGAGCGTCGGAGATCACGTGAACATCGAAACCGACATCATTGCACGACACGTCGAACGGATGCTGGCGCTCGGCGCCGCAGAAGGGAGCAACCGATGA
- a CDS encoding CPBP family intramembrane glutamic endopeptidase: MTPSAVLRRIVSSPLVWLAAGAIAIGGAYALITSPTPVVGALGIVALPLIGSLVGLLLYRLVMHRMAGRPTPELTRTRSLFETLYGIEVGLVFVAVSVATISLLGGYTFEWASADVLSVIATVVAVNVGAAVIEELIFRGLALQALEKLGGSWVALAATSLIFGLLHLANPGATLWSACAIALEAGVLLGSAFLWRRNLWFAIGVHFAWNTAEGLLGIPISGHAYSGLFTVTTHGSPLLTGGAFGLEASIVPVVVSLLLSVTMLVLAHRRGNLVPLSRAGRRATAHAVAGS, from the coding sequence ATGACTCCATCCGCAGTGCTTCGTCGCATCGTTTCATCTCCCCTCGTCTGGCTCGCAGCGGGCGCGATCGCCATCGGCGGCGCGTATGCCCTCATCACCTCCCCGACCCCCGTTGTCGGCGCGCTCGGCATCGTCGCGCTTCCTCTAATCGGCAGTCTCGTCGGCCTGCTGCTGTACCGACTCGTCATGCACAGAATGGCGGGACGCCCGACGCCGGAGCTCACCCGCACTCGTTCGCTCTTCGAGACGCTGTACGGAATTGAGGTGGGGCTCGTCTTCGTCGCCGTCTCCGTCGCGACGATCTCGCTTCTCGGCGGGTATACCTTCGAGTGGGCTTCGGCCGACGTTCTCTCGGTGATCGCGACGGTCGTTGCCGTCAATGTCGGAGCCGCGGTCATCGAAGAGCTCATCTTCCGCGGTCTGGCACTGCAGGCTCTCGAGAAGCTCGGCGGAAGCTGGGTGGCTCTCGCCGCAACATCACTGATCTTCGGGCTGCTGCACCTGGCGAACCCGGGCGCCACTCTGTGGAGCGCCTGTGCCATCGCGCTCGAAGCGGGTGTGCTTCTCGGCTCTGCGTTCCTCTGGCGCCGCAACCTGTGGTTTGCGATCGGCGTGCACTTCGCCTGGAACACGGCAGAGGGTCTGCTCGGCATCCCCATCTCCGGCCACGCGTACTCTGGCCTCTTCACTGTCACAACCCATGGATCGCCGCTCCTTACGGGAGGCGCGTTCGGGCTCGAGGCATCCATCGTTCCTGTTGTCGTGAGCCTTCTGCTCTCCGTCACCATGCTCGTGCTTGCACACCGCCGCGGAAACCTTGTGCCGCTCTCCCGCGCGGGCCGTCGGGCAACGGCCCACGCTGTCGCCGGCAGCTGA
- the ribD gene encoding bifunctional diaminohydroxyphosphoribosylaminopyrimidine deaminase/5-amino-6-(5-phosphoribosylamino)uracil reductase RibD translates to MASQRELQFMRRALELAANGPERGINPRVGCVIVSSDGTVLGEGWHRGAGTPHAEIAALTAAGADAARGATAIVTLEPCNHTGRTGPCVDALLDAGIARVVYASTDPGTVSSGGGDRLRASGVDVEAGVLAADVDAFLGDWMTTATLGRPLVTLKWASSLDGRAAASDGSSQWITGPESRDDAHLLRSQHDAIAVGSGTVLADDPSLTARDAHGELLSNQPVPIVFGGREISDGAKLRQHPLPHIQLDGRDLAADLHELRERGIRSLFIEGGPTLASAFVRAGLVDSYVAYLAPTLLGGDRVALTDLGVRSIDHALRLALSDVARVGDDVRLTLTPKGQ, encoded by the coding sequence GTGGCATCACAACGCGAGCTGCAGTTCATGCGCCGTGCACTCGAACTCGCCGCAAACGGCCCAGAGCGCGGCATCAATCCCCGCGTCGGCTGCGTCATCGTCTCGTCCGACGGGACTGTGCTCGGCGAGGGGTGGCACCGAGGCGCAGGAACGCCGCACGCTGAGATCGCTGCTCTGACGGCGGCGGGCGCGGATGCCGCACGCGGCGCGACAGCCATCGTGACGCTTGAGCCGTGCAATCACACGGGGCGCACCGGCCCGTGCGTCGATGCATTGCTCGACGCCGGAATCGCGCGCGTCGTCTATGCCTCGACCGACCCGGGCACCGTCTCGAGCGGCGGCGGCGATCGGCTTCGCGCGTCGGGCGTCGACGTCGAGGCCGGCGTGCTCGCGGCGGACGTCGACGCCTTTCTCGGAGACTGGATGACGACGGCGACGCTCGGCCGTCCGCTCGTCACACTCAAGTGGGCCTCATCGCTCGATGGCCGCGCCGCGGCGTCCGATGGCTCGAGTCAGTGGATCACCGGACCGGAGTCCCGCGACGACGCACACCTGCTGCGCAGCCAGCACGATGCCATCGCCGTCGGCAGCGGAACGGTTCTCGCTGACGACCCGTCTCTGACCGCGCGCGACGCTCACGGCGAGCTCCTGAGCAATCAGCCCGTTCCCATTGTGTTCGGCGGACGCGAGATCTCAGACGGCGCGAAGCTGCGACAGCATCCTCTCCCTCACATTCAGCTCGACGGCCGTGACCTCGCCGCCGATCTGCACGAGCTGCGAGAGCGCGGCATCCGCTCCCTCTTCATCGAGGGAGGGCCGACCCTCGCGTCGGCTTTCGTGCGCGCGGGCCTCGTGGACAGCTACGTCGCATACCTCGCGCCGACTCTGCTCGGCGGCGACCGCGTCGCACTCACCGACCTTGGCGTGCGCTCCATCGACCATGCGCTTCGCCTCGCCCTCAGCGACGTCGCCCGTGTCGGAGACGACGTCAGACTCACTCTGACCCCGAAGGGACAGTAA
- a CDS encoding DUF2269 family protein, which yields MDTLFAVLHVVAAVFIVGPMAIIPMTAMRAVRAGNGSQVAVLAKSTMIFSWLSLLVVVFGFGVMGMSEYDISMTTPWILWSLILWVVATIINLALVVPTMNKAAKALADGPSDDRASYPAIAAGSGLATIMLIAVVVLMVWKP from the coding sequence ATGGATACTTTGTTCGCAGTGCTTCACGTCGTCGCGGCGGTCTTCATCGTCGGCCCCATGGCGATCATTCCGATGACGGCGATGCGCGCCGTCAGGGCGGGAAACGGCAGCCAGGTTGCGGTGCTCGCCAAGTCGACGATGATCTTCAGCTGGCTTTCACTGCTTGTCGTTGTGTTCGGGTTCGGCGTCATGGGCATGTCGGAATACGACATCTCGATGACGACGCCGTGGATTCTCTGGTCGCTGATTCTCTGGGTCGTGGCGACGATCATCAACCTTGCGCTTGTGGTGCCGACGATGAACAAGGCGGCGAAGGCGCTTGCGGATGGCCCGTCTGACGACCGCGCCAGCTACCCTGCGATCGCCGCGGGAAGCGGTTTGGCCACCATCATGCTCATTGCCGTCGTCGTGCTCATGGTGTGGAAGCCGTAA
- the ribH gene encoding 6,7-dimethyl-8-ribityllumazine synthase, with translation MSGAGSPTLNVDGTGLDIVIVAASWHDTIMGGLVDSAVRTLEEAGANHTLVRVPGSFELPVVSRAALEAGADAVVALGVIIRGGTPHFEYVSDAATSGLTQVTVETGKPVGFGVLTLDDEQQGLDRAGLPGSKEDKGREAAEAAIATVRALTAVRA, from the coding sequence ATGAGCGGAGCAGGCTCCCCCACGCTGAACGTCGACGGCACGGGCCTCGACATCGTCATCGTCGCTGCCAGCTGGCACGACACAATCATGGGCGGGCTCGTTGACAGCGCCGTGCGCACACTTGAGGAGGCAGGCGCGAACCACACGCTCGTGCGGGTGCCCGGCAGCTTCGAGCTTCCCGTCGTCTCGCGCGCAGCTCTCGAGGCCGGTGCCGATGCCGTCGTCGCCCTCGGCGTGATCATCCGCGGCGGCACGCCGCACTTCGAGTACGTCTCGGATGCCGCCACCTCCGGTCTCACGCAGGTCACCGTCGAGACGGGCAAACCGGTCGGCTTCGGCGTTCTCACACTTGACGACGAGCAGCAGGGGCTCGACCGCGCCGGCCTTCCCGGGTCGAAGGAGGACAAGGGCCGCGAGGCGGCCGAGGCCGCCATCGCCACGGTGCGCGCGCTCACCGCCGTTCGAGCCTGA